CCTGATTTTACTATTGACATAGCTTCTCACTTTAGTCTActtgttattatgcttaattgtgcCTACAAATTTTCATGTGTTTATGAAAAAGTTTGTAATGATTTTatgatttttgtatttatattttatttactgcaCTCTTGTGGCTGCATATACATAAACCATGATgattaggatgatgatgatgatggtaaataCTCTTTTTATTTACAGTTACAGAGTACTGCAATGGGGTCGAATATGGTCCCATCATATACCAATCTTTTTTTTAGCTCAATATGTATGTAACTACATTTTGCCAGACACTTTTTTATGCCTTTTAGTTTTTTCTGTGTACGATATATTGATGACATATTTATGGTGTGGGATTGAGATAAACAGCACATATGTGGTTGAACTTAATTATTTAAATGCCATTGTACAGCTTACTTGCCTTACAGTTTATATGTAATTCATTTTTGGAGAGTTACCCACATGAAGTCTGATGTCAGTTTCTCAATGGCCATTTGTAGAAAACATACCAATAAAAACACATCGTTGTTGGCAAACAGCTTTTATCTTAATCCCATTAAAAGAAGCCTTCCTTTAATTTTTCACAGTGTTTAAGACTTCTACAAATTTATCCAGAAAGGTTTGCATTGTTTGATGCCTTTATTGAAATGTTAATGCATTTCTTGATAAGGACTATGACAATTTTGAAATTGAAAATGACATACAGTATTATTGAATTTGGATTGTCAGTAATTGATGACAAATAAAAAGGGaggctacatgtgtatgtgtaaattaGGGGTGGGGATTTTTGGACCAAACCAGTGGAGAGCTTGGAGTAATAAATCTTCTTCTAGGTCAATGACATAGATTGGCAATAcaggggcttagtggttagcacctctgcctcatataactggggtcatgagtgggATTCTCGacacatgaccttatctgtgtggagtttgtatgttcttcctgtgtttgtatgggtttcctgcgggtgctcctgtttgcccccacactccaaaaacatactagtaggtttattggctgctatcaaattgaccctagtctctctctctctctctgtgcatgctagggaatttagaatgtaagctccaatgggacagggctGATGTAAGTGAGTACAGTGCTGCtaaattaatggcgctatataaatagctgctgctaatGATGATGGTAAAGGAAGAATTTGTACCTGTGTGTAAACTAGTAGTGGGGATTTTTGGACTAAACCAATGGAAAGGGTGGAGTAAGGAATCTTCATCGAGGTAACTGGCATATAATGACAGCTGAGCTAAACACCATAATGAAAGAGTTTCCACAATCCCACCATAGCACTGGTAATTGCCAACAGaaagaatattattatattttagttatCTTAAGGATACCATCAGCACTATGGCACTGTACTCTTGCTGGATAATAGTCACATTAAATTGCTTGTCTTTCAGTGAAGTGAAATACAAGTGAAGTGACTACAACATGATTaattttttgaaaaagtggaagtaTGTTGTACCTCTTACTGTATACAGAGCTTACTTCCTGGTGGGAACAAGTAGTGAAATTTATTAAGGGAAAGTGACACTGTAGAGTGAGTCATTCTGGCTCCTTGTGCTGTGAAATATGAAGCTTGCATTTTTGATATTTTGGGTTTCGTTATATTCTGTTCAACTATGTAGCTGTTGTTGTTCAATGTTATACTGTTACATTATGTAAATGTGTTAGGCTTAATAACATACCGAGCAATCAGGCTTTTGTTTTATTCATCACTGTTTGCATAGCCAAAGCCATTAGCACCTGTTCAGAAAATAGCTACTTGATTCCAGAAGCAATTattggggggaaagggggaggttCAAGCTTCACCTTGGGAAACAATGATGGGTTTAGGTTTCCTCAGTTTATTAAAGATAAATATAAGCTGCTTTACAAAGTGGTATAACTGATATCAATGTAGGGATGGTCTATTGATTCAGAAATATCATGAGCCATAGGTCACGGTAAACATCACAGTCACATTACACTGCATTAAGTGAAATTTGCTATAAACTGGACACTTTTTGTGAAAATGactgatattttcttttaaaaaacagTACACACAGCTGATATTACTTTCTATCTTTATTTACtattttgtataattattattattgtaacttTAGTGTTCATTGATCAGCTCTATTTTCCCGGATCACAAGTAAAACGAACATTCTCCACATGTTTCAAACCAAACAGTGCATTCACTTTATATTTGCAACTCAGAGGAGATATGCAGCCTTTGTGAGAGAATTCTACAATCTTACCACCTGCAAAAAAAGAACATTTaggatattgtaaaaaaaataagtgattaCAGTATTAATGAATGTACACTGATGCATTTTCTGATCATCATTACAGTGTGTATCAAGGTAAAGTTTTCCATTGTGTTTTTCAATAGAGTTTGTAGAGTTTTTTCAGTGTGCACTCAAAATTAGTAGCACAATGCACAGCTCCCTGTTTTGTTGTATTAGACTTGTCATTGCTTCCTGTTTTACTTTTGGGTCATCTATACCCAACTGCTACACCAGTCTCTGTTCTCAATCCACCCCAAAATAAATCCCAGTAGCGGTATAGAGTGAGAGTGTGAGTAACTTGTTCTTCCTCTGAGGGGATCATGTCACTCAACCTGTTTACCAcagatatatacagtattataggaCATTCCTTATTAACTCTTTTAAAAGGACCAAATAGTAACAAAGAGGAGGACTTTTTCAGGGCCAATTGGTGAATTTCCATTTGgttgtttgttgttattttctaTACACATATGTACCTGGATTGTTTTTTCCAGGTAGATTTTAGAGTTATTTAATACTGTAACTCACACAGTCCAATTTTTTCTTGACATCTCAGATATTCCAAACAAAAGTCAGGCTAATTTTGACATGTGGTAAAGCTAAATCAGGTTTGGCTGGGTGGATTGGGGGTGTCCTAAATAAGTCATGGGTGTAGCCTAAAATGTCCCAATGTTCTAATTGGCAATGTTGGTAGGTATGTAATATTACACCTGGTAGCATTATAATAAAGTGTCATAAACCAATAGGCTTCTCTATAATTTCTATACAGAAATACATTACCTGGATCTTTGTATCTTCCAATATAATTAACACATAGGTCGCCAGGATAAATACATCGCTCTGTATTATTGCTTATACATTCTGTCAACCCTTCTCCAATGCAGACAGTACAGATTTTTCCTTTACGTTCTATGTTCTCAGGGGGCACTAGAAATTTAGCATTAATTCATTTGAAATGTACTCTTAATTAAGTGAATCATAAATTCTTACTTTATATGAGCAGTGCTTTCATTAacatatatgcttcaaacaccattataatgcagttaaaataagatctcccaggtataggggcttacatctaacaagggctggcttgtaaacCACACTCTTAAATAGACCTGATAGGCATCAGCCAATACAACATTaggcaatattttttaaaaaaagccagagaagaaataagcccagGCTCTGTTAATCCCTTATTATATAAGTATCAGTTGATTAAGTAAATTGATGTCGTGCTAAATCAGAAAATGCTAATTCCTGGAATCTCTTACATAGTACATACATACGTAAGATATTAAATACTTATTATAAAATTTTACTCAAGGATGGTCAGGTATCAAATAGTTGTCAAACAGGCTGACATTTTCTACAGCATCATGAAAATTAAGTAAGTTTTACCATGAAATGTATTCAAAGTGTACACATAGTAGATGCAGACATTGTATAGACTGAACCAATATAACATCTCTGAGTTACCTAATATTAATGGATTATATTTATGAGCTAATAGTCTATAGAGAATTGGTAGATTACGTTCTCACAGATATTAGCTCTGTGAGGATAGTGTTTCATCAAATACAATTTGTTATTCAGTATGTTCTAAAAATTACATGTAATAGATCTTTGCATatttccaaagaaaagaattttgctacatttattgttttataatgaCAATTGTCATCTTAcgttttttaataacttttttcgATCCCATGAATTTCTAGTCCTAACATTTGATCTTCATTAAGCCTTACATTGTGAAAGCCATTGTTCCATAAATTACATGAATTAGATCTAATAAGACTGAAACAGTTGCCTATAAGTTGGAAATCTGGCTCTGCAGCTCTAAGCTTTTAGATCAGTGGTTTCTATTTTTATAACTGGGAAAAAGGTCAAGAAAGTAATTATTTGAATGTCTCCATACACCTATAATCTGGTTGTTGGAAATCAAATTGAGAGGGTCTTAGCAGGTTGGAACTGTTGCTTCTATAAATTGTGAGCATAATCATTTGGATTAGGAGACTAGTTGGGCAGATCGGAGGTATGGCCAAATATTGTCCCAagattttttgtatttgaatCCATCAACAATTCCTAGAGTGAGAATTACATCTTCTTTTTTGGTTCTTTGGAATAATGATAGTCCTTACAAATGTGATAGCAACATGTACATGTGTATTTACCTTTACTGAAATTTACTCTAAATACAATAGTCacatagtaaggttgaaaaaGACCCAGGTCCAACACGTTCAAtatttcataaattctaattgtgttgatccaaaggaatccaaaacaaACTCCCAGTGTGACAGTTAAGCAAAATGttatcttcattttattttcCCCATTTCATTACGCGTATTCATGATCAGGGAAAtaagtacataaataaaacacttaCTTTTGTAGCTATCTGTGTTGCAGTTATCTTCTGAGCAGCAATGAACGTTAATTCTCAGCAAGACATCATTGTAATTAGTGTAATATAGACTTTCACATCGGAAGCCTGGATTGCAATCTTTTTTAATTGAGTGATAAGTTTCATATGCTAGGGAATGATGACATATGAAAATAAAGCTTTCATTTTACAGAGTAGGTGACATAATCCCTTATAATGcacaaattacattattataaaaaGTTGCATTTATGAGGAGAGACTGATATCTATGTGGGATTTTCCATCCCCGACAGTTATACACTCCATCATAAACTTCTATAATGTGACAAGTGACACCAGTAACATCACTACTCTCTAAATCTAAATGATGAAGGTCAACAAATATGAGGTTACATTTTACAAGCTGTTCCACATGCAATCATGTAATTTGTGTAATTTAACAGCAAACTGAACAACTTTAAATTATAAACAACTTTACACTTAAATttccttccccctccaatgcaacatggttttgcccaggtgcaaagttactcattttttatgctttgctctccttaatgacacaggcccaaAAGGTATATTTTGCTTGATTACCAGAAATCATACTAATATCCCAGTATTATTCATCTCAGTGCCAACCAATATATAACATTCACTGCTGAATGTGGACTTTCTGGATTTTAAGCATGTTACATGTTACATTTTATGAGATCCCAACATTTGATTTGCCCTATACACAGTGGTGGAGCAGGGGGGTATAtatagtggtatgccataccgccacttctcctactgccatcactCTAAAGCTATCAAAATCTATTCAcatacattctcattacatttctcatACCGCAACTTgtacatttccacttcgaccacccACTTCTTATACAATAACATTCATTGAAGCCTCATTTAAAATCAAAAGTGTCTCCATTTTCTAATGACATGTATAGATTGAAATTTTGCAATCTGGAGTGTAACTAAATTATATGCTGATGGAAGCAAAAGTTGATCAAGTGATATTATCATGACTTTTACAAACTACCATAAATATGTATGGTATATACTTGAAATTGACAAATGGTGTATTATTTAAGCATTGATAAATCTACTTCAGAGGTAAATTCCAttgatttagaaattaatatcaaataaattgtcatttaaaaaaaaaatcttctttcgtTTTGTGGTGCCTCTAAACTTAATACCTGATATAGCTGCCTCATGTTTTCTCATTATAGTCAGTCCCCTACTTTTATTTCAGACTAATAGGTCACTGTATAAAGATTTTGCATGGAGTAAAATGCCCCAAAACAATTTTCTAAGAACTAGAGGAGAGAAATCCAAATTGTCTTAATTTTCTGTGAATGTCAATTTTCTTTACTGATTAAAATAATTCAGAAACTGCTGAATGGATATTTTCATTTATCaacaacaaaacataaataatacatacataatgcATAATACTGTATTACGCTATGTAAGactatgtttttattaatagacatcTGCAATAGAACATCATTCAACTGTTTTTGATATATAATCAAGTGCAAGGGAAggaagcgcttcatgtatgtaTTATTCATGTTTTGTTGTTGATATTTGATTTGGAATTATTTGGTGGAATTCCCTATACATACGAGAGGCTGCATGCTAAGTGAAGCGACAGACACTCAGATTCTGTATGATCTTTTGGATATTTTCATTTGTCATCCAAAATCAatcagaaaagaaaatataaaaaaattatgataTCAGCATTATAGAATATCTCATACTATTAGTGTATTTTCACAGCACAAAATTTTTGTGTTGTATACaattcaatgtatatttatttcaacACAGCAACAGTCTCAAATAATTAAACTTTTATGGAGAATCCCTAAGAGCACTGTTATTTTCTGTAAAGATGGATTATTAATTGTGTCCTTTCTCTTACACACCCATGTGTTTGCTCTACTGAATGATTGATACTTACCGACTTGATAGACTTCAGAAACTACCATGCATTGAGTAGCGTTAGGACAATATACTGACTCTCCTTCACATGTGTCACTGTTTGCTTTGAGACACCGGTAACAGTTAATTGCGTAAACTAAGAGAAAGAATATTATCTAGTATTTATaatgaaaacataatttaaaaaaaaatatatcaacagTATTAATGTTGAACACATAAAATGGACAGAAGAGGGTATAAATGATAATTGAGTTTATAGTAAAATTGAATATGTAATGTTAGTAtcatacactaatatatataaatatatatatatttttaaggtaaTCCTAGCTTGCTGAAAGATCGAATATTCAGTAAAAATACACATACAGCAGGAATGGAGGGGATTTGCTGGCCATTAGAGACATTAACACCTTGTCACAATGCTAATAACTGTTCTTGTTATAAATTAATACCATTAtcacactgactgtttttttttcttcatttgtaaCTAGATCTGAATAATTGAAAACCATGAACATACCAGTATATAGGCTACAATATTCTCCAGAGCCAACTCTAACTTGCATTTAATTGACAATCAACCTTACAATATTGACAATTATACATAGAAATGTTCCAGTAATGTTAGTTATTATTACATGGAATTTTCGACTGCAGGATCCAAGGGCTTCTCTGATGTGTGTTTCTTGCACAAAGACATTCATAAAGTAAAATGCTTCCTCGTTATCTAAAccctatttaaaatatatattttgttatttgcatACCTACTAAATGTCTTTTAAGTTATTTTTGCAATTTCTTATAAAGCAAGTTTTCTGTTCAGTTTATAATCAATTTTGATCTTCTGGAGGAAGAtcaaataacataataaataataaataaggaaGGGTACAAAAAAA
Above is a genomic segment from Mixophyes fleayi isolate aMixFle1 chromosome 11, aMixFle1.hap1, whole genome shotgun sequence containing:
- the LOC142107408 gene encoding phospholipase A2 inhibitor gamma subunit A2-like: MMKSILISLTIICDVTWTVYAINCYRCLKANSDTCEGESVYCPNATQCMVVSEVYQVAYETYHSIKKDCNPGFRCESLYYTNYNDVLLRINVHCCSEDNCNTDSYKMPPENIERKGKICTVCIGEGLTECISNNTERCIYPGDLCVNYIGRYKDPGGKIVEFSHKGCISPLSCKYKVNALFGLKHVENVRFTCDPGK